A single genomic interval of Electrophorus electricus isolate fEleEle1 chromosome 2, fEleEle1.pri, whole genome shotgun sequence harbors:
- the rpgrip1l gene encoding protein fantom isoform X3, which produces MSVTVADETAGDIPVRDITLNLNGASMPVLEKESLLSKNARARQAVAKVSRDELEDRYLRLQEEHLLLKQHTHKQEDKIKRMATKLIRLVKDRKRVEQVSSTGRIIGGRDVEMEEMIEELQEKVQELEKQNEGLKQRLLTAKQQLQTQSRRPTPYSHIQSRINSGLHRFREDSPASLQQPQTPSGAGTRHVEGEMSIRPPLGLLPRYGHSLLDEARSEIRNMENVIESQRAQIEEMERSTEMLRDQLSRKEREYEESVLHLREQQTSGQRSTIKENVEMIKLQKHLAEKGNAFTVLEGRFFHLQQNQKTLKASHEAAMAKVDELTGQLKEERLRALGLESQLHTKTLEQKRADEMLERIQDLEKERDLLKENCDKLVNSQEQKWKTREQQLKLQIAQLEMALKSDLTDKNQILDKIKAERDLNENLMQENKELQLRYLDQKQQLDEIKDRMKFFSKESELDAVQLSEALMLIKVRKTQNKGDLGFLEKVETEVHMDVEHSMKELQAIHAETVQELEKTRNMLIIQHKINKDYQAEVEAVTRKMDDLKLENELKQEKLGHLLDMRAAKIKKLEAQLKDIAYGTKAHIFRPDMTDDCVTDEFDETVHLARGENLMEIYLGTAQFSVEALESLGDKDPSTFCTYAFYDFELQSTAVVRGPQPTYNFTSQYLVKVDDLFLHYLHSNSITVELQLAEGLTFRTIAAGQMHLIEVLEGDGKVFGTLQLVGVSGEIQVFGTLDYWLRLRVPMEQAIRLYKERAKAQGYLTSNLRDQSQALTGPPSSSTFKDGNLNELYITVHHCSNLKSRGPHGQPSPYVIYKLYDFPDHDTMIIPSTDEPQFEDHVTFPMAMNSDLDVYLRSEALILYVFDDQDLENQLYLGKAKVPLISLAHDKAITGTFELMDPAGLTSGYIDVTLKWKFTYLPPSGSAMTPEQAKFIVKESPMKLAVEKVGSRNGDEERQILPLPLSTPETPLPKPRLHTLTKAATKKVSFLDVTELKNQIGETTPPSGNQETKPSAVSTLKTVRVVEVGQASTGTEEEEDDSHFSEGQVIAVNSQSVSDDSEISEELQEPEEDIQQDSDLSESILSDSDDCIVPAQNTQSRKQPSERIRVEIVSLSLKPDCRVSVDSSVVRLFVEHCFLDLPSVETPLSLPKPLPGHSIYYNYSNVIHVDVENNQARRNTLRAVLEGRSRNLENIRFTVVSDPPEEEEQEKECEDVGVAYLHFPDILKKQKDMTDVSLDIVDVQDSSEVVGSLKVTVEALEALRSIMEDPHHDHSFSALR; this is translated from the exons ATGTCTGTAACGGTAGCTGACGAGACTGCTGGCGACATCCCTGTGAGAGACATCACTTTAAACCTTAACGGAGCAAGTATGCCAGTTTTAGAGAAAG AGTCACTACTTTCCAAAAATGCCCGAGCCAGACAAGCTGTGGCCAAGGTCAGCAGAGATGAACTTGAGGACCGATACCTGCGTTTGCAGGAGGAACACCTCCTACTCAAACAGCACACGCATAAACAAGAGGACAAGATTAAGAG gATGGCCACCAAGCTTATCCGCTTGGTAAAGGACCGTAAACGGGTGGAACAGGTGTCTTCAACAGGACGTATAATTGGGGGTCGTGATGTCGAGATGGAAGAGATGATTGAGGAGCTGCAAGAGAAAGtgcaggagctggagaaacAAAATGAGGGGCTCAAACAGCGCCTTCTTACAGCAAAACAGCAGCTTCAGACCCAGAGCCGTAGACCAACACCGTATAGCCACATCCAATCTCGTATCAACTCTGGCCTCCACAGATTTAGGGAGGACTCACCAGCGTCACTTCAACAGCCACAAACACCAAGTGGAG CAGGAACCAGACATGTAGAGGGGGAAATGAGCATCAGGCCACCACTGGGGCTCTTGCCTCGCTATGGGCACAGTCTCCTGGATGAGGCCCGTTCAGAGATCCGCAATAT GGAGAATGTAATAGAAAGCCAAAGGGCTCAGAtagaagagatggaaagatCCACAGAGATGTTGAGAGACCAGCTGAgtagaaaagagagagaatatgaggaGTCTGTCCTTCATCTGAGAGAACAACAAACCAGTGGTCAAAG GTCAACCATTAAGGAAAATGTGGAGATGATAAAGCTACAGAAACATCTGGCTGAGAAAGGAAATGCATTTACTGTCCTGGAGGGAAGATTCTTTCACCTACAACAG AATCAGAAGACCCTGAAGGCCAGTCATGAGGCCGCAATGGCTAAAGTGGATGAGCTCACTGGGCAGCTGAAAGAAGAAAGACTGAGGGCTCTGGGCCTGGAGAGTCAGCTTCATACTAAGACACTGGAGCAGAAGAGAGCAGACGAG ATGCTTGAGCGAATTCAGGACttggagaaggaaagagactTGCTCAAAGAGAACTGTGATAAGTTAGTGAACAG TCAGGAACAGAAGTGGAAGACAAGAGAGCAGCAGCTCAAACTGCAAATTGCCCAGTTGGAGATGGCGCTGAAATCTGACCTCACTGATAAAAACCAGATCCTGGATAAGATTAAAGCAGAGAGAG aTTTGAATGAAAACTTGATGCAAGAGAATAAAGAACTTCAGCTTCGCTATCTAGATCAAAAGCAACAGTTAGATGAAATAAAAGACCGCATGAAGTTCTTTAGCAAG GAAAGTGAATTGGATGCTGTTCAACTCAGTGAAGCATTGATGCTCATAAAG GTGCGCAAAACCCAGAACAAGGGTGATTTGGGTTTCTTGGAAAAGGTGGAAACGGAGGTCCACATGGATGTAGAGCACTCAATGAAAGAACTACAGGCTATTCATGCTGAAACAGTCCAAGAGCTGGAGAAGACTAGAAACATGCTTATCATCCAACACAAGATCAATAAAGACTACCAG gcAGAAGTTGAGGCAGTTACACGCAAGATGGATGATCTGAAACTAGAGAATGAACTTAAACAAGAGAAACTGGGTCATCTTCTGGACATGAGGGCTGCCAAGATAAAGAAACTTGAAG CCCAACTGAAAGACATTGCCTATGGAACCAAGGCCCACATCTTCCGACCTGACATGACAGATGACTGTGTGACTGACGAGTTTGATGAAACGGTTCATCTGGCCCGAGGAGAGAACCTTATGGAGATATATTTGGGCACAGCCCAGTTCAGTGTTGAAGCTCTGGAGAGCCTTGGTGACAAAGACCCATCCACTTTCTGCACTTATGCATTTTATGACTTTGAGCTGCAGTCCACAGCTGTGGTGCGGGGGCCCCAGCCAACCTACAACTTTACCTCTCAGTACCTTGTGAAGGTCGACGATCTCTTCTTGCACTACCTCCACAGTAACTCCATCACTGTGGAACTACAGCTGGCTGAGGGCTTGACTTTCCGCACAATTGCTGCAGGTCAGATGCATCTGATTGAAGTGTTGGAAGGGGATGGAAAGGTTTTTGGCACACTTCAGTTGGTAG GGGTTAGTGGTGAAATCCAAGTGTTTGGTACTCTGGACTACTGGCTCAGGCTGAGGGTTCCTATGGAACAGGCCATTCGTCTGTATAAGGAGAGAGCTAAAGCACAGGGTTACCTTACTTCCAACCTCAGAGACCAGAGCCAG GCTCTGACTGGCCCTCCTTCCAGCTCAACATTCAAGGATGGAAACCTGAACGAACTCTACATCACAGTACATCACTGCAGTAATCTTAAATCCAGGGGTCCTCATGGCCAGCCCAGCCCATACGTCATCTACAAACTCTATGACTTCCCTGATCATGACACAATGATCATTCCCTCCACGGATGAGCCACAGTTTGAGGATCATGTAACCTTTCCCATGGCAATGAACTCTGACCTTGATGTGTATCTGAGATCTGAGGCTTTGATCCTGTATGTGTTTGATGATCAGGACTTAGAGAATCAGCTGTATCTGGGGAAAGCCAAAGTGCCACTTATATCCTTGGCGCATGATAAGGCCATTACTG GTACATTTGAGCTGATGGATCCTGCTGGTCTTACCAGTGGCTACATAGATGTGACTCTCAAATGGAAGTTCACATACTTGCCTCCTTCTGGATCAGCCATGACTCCAGAGCAGGCTAAGTTCATTGTCAAAGAGTCTCCCATGAAATTAGCAGTTGAGAAAGTTGGAAGTAGAAatggagatgaggagagacaAATTCTTCCTTTGCCACTTTCCACCCCTGAG ACCCCATTGCCGAAGCCAAGACTACATACCTTAACTAAGGCAGCTACTAAAAAGGTTTCGTTTCTAGATGTCACAGAGCTTAAAAATCAA ATTGGTGAAACTACTCCTCCCAGTGGTAATCAGGAAACAAAGCCCTCTGCAGTCTCAACCCTGAAG ACTGTCAGAGTCGTTGAGGTGGGGCAGGCCTCTACAGgtacagaggaggaggaggatgactCGCATTTCTCAGAGGGCCAGGTGATTGCAGTAAACTCTCAGTCTGTATCTGATGATTCAGAGATCTCTGAGGAACTACAAGAGCCAGAGGAAG ACATACAGCAAGACTCAGATCTAAGTGAATCGATCCTCTCAGACAGCGATGACTGCATTGTGCCTGCTCAGAACACCCAGAGCAGGAAACAA CCATCTGAGCGGATACGTGTGGAGATTGTGTCTCTGAGTCTCAAGCCAGACTGCAGGGTCTCAGTGGACTCTAGTGTGGTCAGGCTGTTTGTGGAGCATTGTTTCCTGGACTTGCCTTCAGTGGAGACTCCACTGTCATTGCCAAAACCACTGCCTGGACACAGCATCTACTACAACTACAGCAATG TGATCCATGTTGATGTGGAGAATAACCAGGCCAGGCGCAACACCCTTAGAGCAGTCCTGGAAGGCAGGAGCAGAAATCTAGAAAa TATCAGATTTACAGTGGTGAGTGATCcaccggaggaggaggagcaggagaaggagtgtgaggatgtgggtgtggcCTATCTTCACTTCCCTGACATTCTGAAAAAGCAGAAAGACATGACAGACGTCAGCTTGGATA TTGTGGATGTGCAGGACAGCAGTGAAGTGGTAGGCAGCCTGAAGGTGACTGTAGAGGCTCTGGAGGCCTTGAGATCCATTATGGAGGATCCACACCATGACCactccttctctgctctcagATGA
- the rpgrip1l gene encoding protein fantom isoform X2, translating into MSVTVADETAGDIPVRDITLNLNGASMPVLEKESLLSKNARARQAVAKVSRDELEDRYLRLQEEHLLLKQHTHKQEDKIKRMATKLIRLVKDRKRVEQVSSTGRIIGGRDVEMEEMIEELQEKVQELEKQNEGLKQRLLTAKQQLQTQSRRPTPYSHIQSRINSGLHRFREDSPASLQQPQTPSGGTRHVEGEMSIRPPLGLLPRYGHSLLDEARSEIRNMENVIESQRAQIEEMERSTEMLRDQLSRKEREYEESVLHLREQQTSGQRSTIKENVEMIKLQKHLAEKGNAFTVLEGRFFHLQQNQKTLKASHEAAMAKVDELTGQLKEERLRALGLESQLHTKTLEQKRADEMLERIQDLEKERDLLKENCDKLVNSAFDISQEQKWKTREQQLKLQIAQLEMALKSDLTDKNQILDKIKAERDLNENLMQENKELQLRYLDQKQQLDEIKDRMKFFSKESELDAVQLSEALMLIKVRKTQNKGDLGFLEKVETEVHMDVEHSMKELQAIHAETVQELEKTRNMLIIQHKINKDYQAEVEAVTRKMDDLKLENELKQEKLGHLLDMRAAKIKKLEAQLKDIAYGTKAHIFRPDMTDDCVTDEFDETVHLARGENLMEIYLGTAQFSVEALESLGDKDPSTFCTYAFYDFELQSTAVVRGPQPTYNFTSQYLVKVDDLFLHYLHSNSITVELQLAEGLTFRTIAAGQMHLIEVLEGDGKVFGTLQLVGVSGEIQVFGTLDYWLRLRVPMEQAIRLYKERAKAQGYLTSNLRDQSQALTGPPSSSTFKDGNLNELYITVHHCSNLKSRGPHGQPSPYVIYKLYDFPDHDTMIIPSTDEPQFEDHVTFPMAMNSDLDVYLRSEALILYVFDDQDLENQLYLGKAKVPLISLAHDKAITGTFELMDPAGLTSGYIDVTLKWKFTYLPPSGSAMTPEQAKFIVKESPMKLAVEKVGSRNGDEERQILPLPLSTPETPLPKPRLHTLTKAATKKVSFLDVTELKNQIGETTPPSGNQETKPSAVSTLKTVRVVEVGQASTGTEEEEDDSHFSEGQVIAVNSQSVSDDSEISEELQEPEEDIQQDSDLSESILSDSDDCIVPAQNTQSRKQPSERIRVEIVSLSLKPDCRVSVDSSVVRLFVEHCFLDLPSVETPLSLPKPLPGHSIYYNYSNVIHVDVENNQARRNTLRAVLEGRSRNLENIRFTVVSDPPEEEEQEKECEDVGVAYLHFPDILKKQKDMTDVSLDIVDVQDSSEVVGSLKVTVEALEALRSIMEDPHHDHSFSALR; encoded by the exons ATGTCTGTAACGGTAGCTGACGAGACTGCTGGCGACATCCCTGTGAGAGACATCACTTTAAACCTTAACGGAGCAAGTATGCCAGTTTTAGAGAAAG AGTCACTACTTTCCAAAAATGCCCGAGCCAGACAAGCTGTGGCCAAGGTCAGCAGAGATGAACTTGAGGACCGATACCTGCGTTTGCAGGAGGAACACCTCCTACTCAAACAGCACACGCATAAACAAGAGGACAAGATTAAGAG gATGGCCACCAAGCTTATCCGCTTGGTAAAGGACCGTAAACGGGTGGAACAGGTGTCTTCAACAGGACGTATAATTGGGGGTCGTGATGTCGAGATGGAAGAGATGATTGAGGAGCTGCAAGAGAAAGtgcaggagctggagaaacAAAATGAGGGGCTCAAACAGCGCCTTCTTACAGCAAAACAGCAGCTTCAGACCCAGAGCCGTAGACCAACACCGTATAGCCACATCCAATCTCGTATCAACTCTGGCCTCCACAGATTTAGGGAGGACTCACCAGCGTCACTTCAACAGCCACAAACACCAAGTGGAG GAACCAGACATGTAGAGGGGGAAATGAGCATCAGGCCACCACTGGGGCTCTTGCCTCGCTATGGGCACAGTCTCCTGGATGAGGCCCGTTCAGAGATCCGCAATAT GGAGAATGTAATAGAAAGCCAAAGGGCTCAGAtagaagagatggaaagatCCACAGAGATGTTGAGAGACCAGCTGAgtagaaaagagagagaatatgaggaGTCTGTCCTTCATCTGAGAGAACAACAAACCAGTGGTCAAAG GTCAACCATTAAGGAAAATGTGGAGATGATAAAGCTACAGAAACATCTGGCTGAGAAAGGAAATGCATTTACTGTCCTGGAGGGAAGATTCTTTCACCTACAACAG AATCAGAAGACCCTGAAGGCCAGTCATGAGGCCGCAATGGCTAAAGTGGATGAGCTCACTGGGCAGCTGAAAGAAGAAAGACTGAGGGCTCTGGGCCTGGAGAGTCAGCTTCATACTAAGACACTGGAGCAGAAGAGAGCAGACGAG ATGCTTGAGCGAATTCAGGACttggagaaggaaagagactTGCTCAAAGAGAACTGTGATAAGTTAGTGAACAG TGCATTTGACATTAGTCAGGAACAGAAGTGGAAGACAAGAGAGCAGCAGCTCAAACTGCAAATTGCCCAGTTGGAGATGGCGCTGAAATCTGACCTCACTGATAAAAACCAGATCCTGGATAAGATTAAAGCAGAGAGAG aTTTGAATGAAAACTTGATGCAAGAGAATAAAGAACTTCAGCTTCGCTATCTAGATCAAAAGCAACAGTTAGATGAAATAAAAGACCGCATGAAGTTCTTTAGCAAG GAAAGTGAATTGGATGCTGTTCAACTCAGTGAAGCATTGATGCTCATAAAG GTGCGCAAAACCCAGAACAAGGGTGATTTGGGTTTCTTGGAAAAGGTGGAAACGGAGGTCCACATGGATGTAGAGCACTCAATGAAAGAACTACAGGCTATTCATGCTGAAACAGTCCAAGAGCTGGAGAAGACTAGAAACATGCTTATCATCCAACACAAGATCAATAAAGACTACCAG gcAGAAGTTGAGGCAGTTACACGCAAGATGGATGATCTGAAACTAGAGAATGAACTTAAACAAGAGAAACTGGGTCATCTTCTGGACATGAGGGCTGCCAAGATAAAGAAACTTGAAG CCCAACTGAAAGACATTGCCTATGGAACCAAGGCCCACATCTTCCGACCTGACATGACAGATGACTGTGTGACTGACGAGTTTGATGAAACGGTTCATCTGGCCCGAGGAGAGAACCTTATGGAGATATATTTGGGCACAGCCCAGTTCAGTGTTGAAGCTCTGGAGAGCCTTGGTGACAAAGACCCATCCACTTTCTGCACTTATGCATTTTATGACTTTGAGCTGCAGTCCACAGCTGTGGTGCGGGGGCCCCAGCCAACCTACAACTTTACCTCTCAGTACCTTGTGAAGGTCGACGATCTCTTCTTGCACTACCTCCACAGTAACTCCATCACTGTGGAACTACAGCTGGCTGAGGGCTTGACTTTCCGCACAATTGCTGCAGGTCAGATGCATCTGATTGAAGTGTTGGAAGGGGATGGAAAGGTTTTTGGCACACTTCAGTTGGTAG GGGTTAGTGGTGAAATCCAAGTGTTTGGTACTCTGGACTACTGGCTCAGGCTGAGGGTTCCTATGGAACAGGCCATTCGTCTGTATAAGGAGAGAGCTAAAGCACAGGGTTACCTTACTTCCAACCTCAGAGACCAGAGCCAG GCTCTGACTGGCCCTCCTTCCAGCTCAACATTCAAGGATGGAAACCTGAACGAACTCTACATCACAGTACATCACTGCAGTAATCTTAAATCCAGGGGTCCTCATGGCCAGCCCAGCCCATACGTCATCTACAAACTCTATGACTTCCCTGATCATGACACAATGATCATTCCCTCCACGGATGAGCCACAGTTTGAGGATCATGTAACCTTTCCCATGGCAATGAACTCTGACCTTGATGTGTATCTGAGATCTGAGGCTTTGATCCTGTATGTGTTTGATGATCAGGACTTAGAGAATCAGCTGTATCTGGGGAAAGCCAAAGTGCCACTTATATCCTTGGCGCATGATAAGGCCATTACTG GTACATTTGAGCTGATGGATCCTGCTGGTCTTACCAGTGGCTACATAGATGTGACTCTCAAATGGAAGTTCACATACTTGCCTCCTTCTGGATCAGCCATGACTCCAGAGCAGGCTAAGTTCATTGTCAAAGAGTCTCCCATGAAATTAGCAGTTGAGAAAGTTGGAAGTAGAAatggagatgaggagagacaAATTCTTCCTTTGCCACTTTCCACCCCTGAG ACCCCATTGCCGAAGCCAAGACTACATACCTTAACTAAGGCAGCTACTAAAAAGGTTTCGTTTCTAGATGTCACAGAGCTTAAAAATCAA ATTGGTGAAACTACTCCTCCCAGTGGTAATCAGGAAACAAAGCCCTCTGCAGTCTCAACCCTGAAG ACTGTCAGAGTCGTTGAGGTGGGGCAGGCCTCTACAGgtacagaggaggaggaggatgactCGCATTTCTCAGAGGGCCAGGTGATTGCAGTAAACTCTCAGTCTGTATCTGATGATTCAGAGATCTCTGAGGAACTACAAGAGCCAGAGGAAG ACATACAGCAAGACTCAGATCTAAGTGAATCGATCCTCTCAGACAGCGATGACTGCATTGTGCCTGCTCAGAACACCCAGAGCAGGAAACAA CCATCTGAGCGGATACGTGTGGAGATTGTGTCTCTGAGTCTCAAGCCAGACTGCAGGGTCTCAGTGGACTCTAGTGTGGTCAGGCTGTTTGTGGAGCATTGTTTCCTGGACTTGCCTTCAGTGGAGACTCCACTGTCATTGCCAAAACCACTGCCTGGACACAGCATCTACTACAACTACAGCAATG TGATCCATGTTGATGTGGAGAATAACCAGGCCAGGCGCAACACCCTTAGAGCAGTCCTGGAAGGCAGGAGCAGAAATCTAGAAAa TATCAGATTTACAGTGGTGAGTGATCcaccggaggaggaggagcaggagaaggagtgtgaggatgtgggtgtggcCTATCTTCACTTCCCTGACATTCTGAAAAAGCAGAAAGACATGACAGACGTCAGCTTGGATA TTGTGGATGTGCAGGACAGCAGTGAAGTGGTAGGCAGCCTGAAGGTGACTGTAGAGGCTCTGGAGGCCTTGAGATCCATTATGGAGGATCCACACCATGACCactccttctctgctctcagATGA